One window of Brassica napus cultivar Da-Ae unplaced genomic scaffold, Da-Ae ScsIHWf_270;HRSCAF=446, whole genome shotgun sequence genomic DNA carries:
- the LOC125601969 gene encoding uncharacterized protein LOC125601969 → MASSITFSCLFLSLLSLSTALSSPDLHRPSLSSGDVHDLLPRYGFPKGLLPDNVKSYTLSDGGDFTVDLNTPCYVDFPGQTVFYDKKIAGKLSFGSVKEVEGIKAKELFIWASITAMKSDPSSGDIVFSVGFVSKSLPASMFNNVPSCSKKLSLES, encoded by the coding sequence ATGGCTTCTTCGATCACATTCTCCTgcctcttcctctctctcctaTCTCTCTCCACCGCTTTATCATCTCCAGATCTCCACCGCCCATCTCTGTCCTCCGGTGACGTCCACGATCTCCTCCCTCGCTACGGATTCCCCAAAGGTCTTCTTCCGGATAACGTCAAATCGTACACTCTCTCCGACGGCGGAGACTTCACCGTCGACTTAAACACTCCCTGCTACGTCGACTTCCCCGGTCAAACCGTGTTCTACGACAAGAAGATCGCCGGGAAGCTCAGCTTCGGATCTGTGAAAGAGGTCGAAGGAATCAAAGCTAAAGAATTGTTCATCTGGGCATCGATCACCGCCATGAAATCGGATCCAAGCTCTGGAGATATTGTCTTCTCCGTCGGATTCGTATCCAAGTCTTTGCCGGCGTCTATGTTCAATAATGTTCCCTCTTGCTCCAAAAAACTTAGTCTTGAATCTTAA
- the LOC125601959 gene encoding uncharacterized protein LOC125601959, whose translation MDTVMRRGPWAFDDRMLVLLKWTPLMELELLNFIMFLIQVRGIPLQFMNHEVIHHIVRAMGEYIQMEYNEEAGGRWNFSDLWDAHLYWACFINNGGPCPNGGDDHNEEEKDLKKEEMYNLIPNNHFGVRGEIEHDLKKKAWIDEANGSKSRFARGEKEESSGNNGIKRKKGYTSQSSDEDADEKINDESEQRGAVGP comes from the exons atggatactgtgatgcgaaGGGGCCCATGGGCATTTGATGATAGGATGTTAGTCCTTCTGAAATGGACTCCTTTAATGGAATTGGAGCTGCTTAACTTCATCATGTTCTTGATACAAGTCAGGGGCATCCCTCTCCAGTTTATGAATCATGAAGTCATACATCACATTGTGAGAGCTATGGGAGAGTATATCCAAATGGAGTACAATGAAGAAGCGGGAGGAAGATGGAATTTTTCCGA TTTGTGGGATGCTCACTTATATTGGGCTTGTTTTATCAACAATGGTGGTCCATGTCCAAATGGAGGTGATGATCATAATGAAGAGGAAAAA GATCTGAAAAAGGAGGAGATGTACAATCTTATTCCCAATAATCATTTTGGTGTTCGAGGAGAAATAGAACATGATCTCAAAAAGAAAGCTTGGATCGATGAAGCTAATGGAAGTAAGTCTAGGTTTGCTAGGGGTGAGAAAGAGGAATCAAGTGGAAATAATGGTATCAAAAGGAAGAAAGGATATACGTCACAATCTAGTGATGAGGATGCGGATGAAAAGATAAATGATGAGTCTGAACAGAGAGGCGCGGTGGGCCCATAA
- the LOC125601966 gene encoding serine/arginine-rich SC35-like splicing factor SCL33 isoform X2: MRGRSYTPSPPRGGYGRSGRRSPSPRGGGRYGGARSLDLPTSLLVRNLRHDCRQEDLRRSFEQFGPLKDIYMPRDYYTGDPRGFGFVQFVDPADAAEAKYQMDGYHLLGRELTVVFAEENRKKPTEMRARERGGGRSRDRRRSPPRYYSRSPPPRRGRSRSRSGDYFSPPSRRHHSRSISPREERYARGRSYSRSPAFNGSRGRSVTPARSISRSPSPGRSISPSPRRNVSRSPSPRRNRSNTPVPARGRSPRRKRRSNTPIPTRSSPKRKRSNTPIPARSRSPKRKRSNTPIPAGNRSQEYEDRSPSQ, encoded by the exons ATGAGGGGAAGGAGCTACACTCCGTCACCACCAAGGGGGGGTTATGGGAGGAGCGGTCGAAGAAGCCCAAGCCCTAGAGGAGGAGGCCGTTATGGTGGAGCTCGTAGTTTGGACCTCCCGACCAGTCTCTTGGTTCGCAATCTACGCCATGACTGCAG GCAAGAAGATCTCAGGAGGTCATTCGAGCAGTTTGGGCCTCTTAAGGACATCTATATGCCTAGGGATTACTATACTGG AGATCCGCGAGGGTTTGGTTTCGTACAGTTTGTGGATCCTGCTGATGCTGCGGAGGCAAAATATCAAATGGATGGTTACCATCTACTTGGGCGTGAGCTGACTGTTGTGTTTGCAGAAGAGAACAGGAAGAAACCGACTGAAATGAGAGCAAGGGAGCGTGGTGGAGGAAG GTCTCGAGACAGGAGGCGTAGTCCCCCTCGTTACTACTCTCGCTCTCCTCCACCTCGACGTGGTAGATCTCGGTCACGGAGTGGTGATTATTTTTCTCCTCCCTCTAGAAGACATCACTCAAG GTCTATCTCTCCCAGGGAAGAACGATATGCTAGGGGGAGGTCATACTCGCGCTCACCCGCCTTCAATGGCTCCAGGGGTCGCAGTGTAACTCCAGCTAGAAGCATAAGCCGTAGCCCAAGTCCAGGAAGAAGCATTAGCCCTAGTCCGAGAAGAAACGTAAGCCGTAGTCCAAGCCCGAGGAGAAACAGGAGCAACACGCCAGTACCAGCCAGAGGCCGCAGCCCAAGGAGAAAGAGGAGGAGCAACACACCTATACCAACCAGAAGCAGCCCTAAGAGAAAGCGGAGCAACACACCTATACCAGCCAGAAGCCGCAGCCCTAAGAGAAAGAGGAGCAACACACCTATACCAGCTGGAAACCGCAGCCAGGAGTACGAAGACCGTTCACCAAGCCAGTGA
- the LOC125601972 gene encoding dirigent protein 20-like, whose translation MAKLIFFLAVQILLLAVVSSTGDDGENFARTIDRKLLGLHKKEKLTHFKVYWHDILSGPNPTSIMIQPPVKNTSYFGAISMIDNALTARVPMNSTVLGQAQGFYAGAAQKELGFLMAMNFAFKTGKYNGSTITILGRNTALSEVREMPIVGGSGLFRFARGYVEARTKWINLKNGDATVEYSCYVLHY comes from the coding sequence ATGGCTAAGCTCATTTTCTTCTTAGCCGTACAAATCCTCCTCCTCGCCGTCGTTTCTTCCACCGGAGACGACGGAGAAAACTTTGCCAGAACCATAGATCGGAAGCTTCTCGGGCTCCACAAGAAAGAGAAGCTAACCCATTTCAAAGTCTATTGGCACGACATCTTAAGTGGTCCAAACCCAACCTCCATCATGATTCAACCACCAGTTAAAAACACTTCCTACTTCGGAGCCATCTCCATGATCGACAACGCCTTGACGGCGAGAGTTCCGATGAACTCAACTGTGTTGGGCCAAGCTCAAGGCTTCTACGCGGGAGCGGCCCAAAAGGAGTTGGGTTTTCTAATGGCTATGAACTTTGCTTTTAAGACAGGGAAGTACAATGGAAGCACCATTACGATTCTTGGTCGGAATACGGCGTTGTCGGAGGTTAGAGAAATGCCAATTGTTGGAGGAAGTGGGCTTTTCCGATTTGCTAGAGGCTATGTTGAGGCTCGGACAAAGTGGATTAATCTCAAGAACGGCGATGCTACTGTTGAGTATAGCTGTTATGTATTGCATTATT
- the LOC125601968 gene encoding transcription initiation factor TFIID subunit 7-like: MEEQFILRLPPSVSERIDRLLSDEASTSDEIPLDLCFSEDGRSGTFVIGNEEFRASLLDLPAVVESFKTYDDSAPVKTADIGQMIMVREPGDPTPNTFEYRHGLTPPMKDARKRRFRREPDLNPELVQRVERDLLNILSGRTIGNANEQQEETAANENTSDNNANKKVSSPAGKPEAAPETGTNTNNNNNNNNATEADSERSESEDSDDSM, from the exons ATGGAGGAACAGTTCATACTTAGGCTTCCACCCTCTGTTTCTGAGCGTATCGATCGTCTTTTGAGCGACGAGGCTTCTACTTCCGACGAAATCCCTTTAGATTTGTGCTTTTCAG AGGATGGGAGAAGCGGGACTTTTGTAATTGGAAACGAAGAGTTCCGGGCTTCTCTCCTGGATCTTCCTGCTGTTGTTGAGTCCTTTAAAACTTATGATGATTCTGCACCAGTCAAAACTGCTGATATTGGTCAG ATGATAATGGTTAGAGAGCCGGGTGATCCCACGCCTAATACATTTGAATACAGACATGGTTTAACTCCTCCAATGAAGGATGCTCGCAAGAGAAGGTTCCGTCGAGAGCCTGACCTTAAT CCGGAGCTTGTACAGCGCGTTGAGAGAGACTTGCTGAACATCTTGAGTGGCAGAACAATTGGAAAC GCAAATGAGCAACAAGAGGAAACAGCTGCGAACGAGAATACTAGTGATAATAATGCAAACAAGAAAGTGTCTTCACCTGCTGGAAAGCCTGAAGCTGCTCCTGAGACAGGAACtaatactaataataataataataataataatgcaaCCGAAGCTGACTCGGAGAGAAGTGAATCAGAAGATTCTGATGATTCTATGTGA
- the LOC125601967 gene encoding F-box/kelch-repeat protein At1g55270-like produces MDLSSHRQSPNGSRGFRLQAPLVDSVSCYCRVDSGLKTVVEARKFVPGSKLCIQPDINPNAHRRSKNSKRERTRIQPPLLPGLPDDLAVACLIRVPRAEHRKLRLVCKRWYRLASGNFFYSQRKLLGMSEEWVYVFKRDRDGKISWNTFDPVSQHPQPLPPVPREYSEAVGFGCAVLSGCHLYLFGGKDPLRGSMRRVIFYNARTNKWHRAPDMLRKRHFFGSCVINNCLYVAGGECEGIQRTLRSAEVYDPNKNRWSFVADMSTAMVPLIGVVYDKKWFLKGLGSHQQVMSEAYDPETNSWRPVSDGMVTGWRNPCTSLNGRLYGLDCRDGCKLRVFDETTDSWNKFMDSRVHLGNSRALEAAALVPLNNKLCIIRNNMSMSLVDVTNPDKNNPRVWENIAVKGQSKSILSNIWSSIAGRAVKSHIVHCQVLQA; encoded by the exons ATGGATCTATCTTCCCACCGACAATCCCCAAATGGTTCCAGGGGGTTTCGCCTTCAAGCTCCATTG GTGGATTCCGTATCTTGCTACTGCAGAGTAGATTCAGGTCTCAAGACCGTTGTAGAAGCTAGAAAGTTCGTTCCTGGTTCAAAGCTTTGTATCCAACCCGACATCAACCCCAATGCTCATCGTCGCAGCAAGAACTCTAAGCGAGAGAGGACAAGAATCCAACCTCCGCTTCTCCCTGGCCTCCCTGACGACCTAGCCGTCGCTTGTCTCATCCGTGTCCCGCGTGCAGAGCATAGGAAACTCAGGCTTGTGTGTAAGAGATGGTACAGGCTTGCTTCTGGTAACTTTTTCTACTCTCAGAGGAAGCTACTTGGGATGTCTGAAGAATGGGTTTATGTTTTCAAACGAGACCGTGATGGGAAGATCTCTTGGAACACGTTTGATCCTGTCTCCCAGCATCCTCAGCCGCTTCCACCTGTTCCTAGAGAGTATTCTGAAGCTGTTGGGTTTGGTTGCGCTGTTCTAAGCGGTTGTCATCTTTACTTGTTTGGAGGTAAAGATCCGTTAAGAGGATCAATGAGGAGGGTTATTTTCTATAATGCTAGGACGAATAAGTGGCACAGAGCACCGGATATGCTTAGGAAGCGACACTTCTTTGGTTCTTGTGTCATTAACAACTGCTTGTATGTAGCGGGTGGGGAGTGCGAAGGGATACAGAGGACACTACGCTCAGCTGAGGTTTATGATCCGAACAAGAACAGGTGGAGTTTTGTTGCTGATATGAGCACAGCGATGGTGCCTCTTATCGGTGTGGTTTATGACAAGAAGTGGTTTCTCAAGGGTCTTGGCTCTCACCAACAGGTCATGAGTGAAGCTTATGACCCTGAGACTAACTCATGGAGGCCGGTCAGTGACGGGATGGTTACCGGTTGGCGAAACCCGTGTACTTCTCTAAACGGTCGTCTCTACGGATTGGACTGTAGGGACGGGTGTAAGCTCAGGGTGTTTGATGAAACCACGGATTCATGGAACAAGTTCATGGACAGTAGAGTACACTTGGGAAACTCGAGGGCGCTTGAAGCTGCGGCTCTTGTTCCGCTGAACAATAAGCTTTGTATAATAAGGAACAACATGAGCATGAGTCTGGTTGATGTAACGAATCCTGATAAGAACAACCCTCGAGTATGGGAAAACATTGCGGTGAAAGGACAGTCCAAGAGCATACTAAGTAATATATGGTCGAGTATCGCAGGGAGAGCTGTGAAAAGCCATATTGTGCATTGCCAAGTGCTTCAAGCCTAA
- the LOC125601966 gene encoding serine/arginine-rich SC35-like splicing factor SCL33 isoform X1: protein MRGRSYTPSPPRGGYGRSGRRSPSPRGGGRYGGARSLDLPTSLLVRNLRHDCRQEDLRRSFEQFGPLKDIYMPRDYYTGDPRGFGFVQFVDPADAAEAKYQMDGYHLLGRELTVVFAEENRKKPTEMRARERGGGRSIRSRDRRRSPPRYYSRSPPPRRGRSRSRSGDYFSPPSRRHHSRSISPREERYARGRSYSRSPAFNGSRGRSVTPARSISRSPSPGRSISPSPRRNVSRSPSPRRNRSNTPVPARGRSPRRKRRSNTPIPTRSSPKRKRSNTPIPARSRSPKRKRSNTPIPAGNRSQEYEDRSPSQ from the exons ATGAGGGGAAGGAGCTACACTCCGTCACCACCAAGGGGGGGTTATGGGAGGAGCGGTCGAAGAAGCCCAAGCCCTAGAGGAGGAGGCCGTTATGGTGGAGCTCGTAGTTTGGACCTCCCGACCAGTCTCTTGGTTCGCAATCTACGCCATGACTGCAG GCAAGAAGATCTCAGGAGGTCATTCGAGCAGTTTGGGCCTCTTAAGGACATCTATATGCCTAGGGATTACTATACTGG AGATCCGCGAGGGTTTGGTTTCGTACAGTTTGTGGATCCTGCTGATGCTGCGGAGGCAAAATATCAAATGGATGGTTACCATCTACTTGGGCGTGAGCTGACTGTTGTGTTTGCAGAAGAGAACAGGAAGAAACCGACTGAAATGAGAGCAAGGGAGCGTGGTGGAGGAAG GAGCATCAGGTCTCGAGACAGGAGGCGTAGTCCCCCTCGTTACTACTCTCGCTCTCCTCCACCTCGACGTGGTAGATCTCGGTCACGGAGTGGTGATTATTTTTCTCCTCCCTCTAGAAGACATCACTCAAG GTCTATCTCTCCCAGGGAAGAACGATATGCTAGGGGGAGGTCATACTCGCGCTCACCCGCCTTCAATGGCTCCAGGGGTCGCAGTGTAACTCCAGCTAGAAGCATAAGCCGTAGCCCAAGTCCAGGAAGAAGCATTAGCCCTAGTCCGAGAAGAAACGTAAGCCGTAGTCCAAGCCCGAGGAGAAACAGGAGCAACACGCCAGTACCAGCCAGAGGCCGCAGCCCAAGGAGAAAGAGGAGGAGCAACACACCTATACCAACCAGAAGCAGCCCTAAGAGAAAGCGGAGCAACACACCTATACCAGCCAGAAGCCGCAGCCCTAAGAGAAAGAGGAGCAACACACCTATACCAGCTGGAAACCGCAGCCAGGAGTACGAAGACCGTTCACCAAGCCAGTGA